ATGCCCTGGCATGCTGTCGATAGTCATATAAGCCGAATTACCATAAAAAGATTTGAGAATTGAACGGACGTAGCGAAGACCTATCCCGTGTTTTTGAGTCTTACTGTCGTCAGGATCAGTCTGTCTTAACATTGCCAATGCATGCTCATTGATCCCTTTTCCATTATCCTTTATAACAATTTTTATATCTTTACGATTATTTACAGGCATGACATTTATCTCGATGGTTCCGTTCTCATCTATCCCGTGATATATTGCATTCTCTACAACAGGCTGCAAAATAAAACGGGCAACGGGGCGATCGAGATACTCGCCATCCTCAATATTTTCTATCACTTTAAAGTCATAACGCATCTGCTGCAGCTCAATATAAGAGCGCAATACCTTTATCTCTGTTCGAAGAGTAGCAGGCTCCTTAGACCTGCCAATATTATAGCTTAAAAGAAAATTCAATGTGGAAATTACCTTGCCGATATCATTTTGCTTATGCAAAACCGCCAACCAGTGTACGGAATTTAGAGTATTCAGCAGAAAATGAGGATTTATCTGGTATATCAGCTTCTCAAGCTCTAGTTGATGGCGCCGTTCTTCCTTTTCCTGGACATCATGCATCAATTGCTGTATTTGCTGTTTCATAGTATTGAATTTGTCAAATAGCTTGTCAAATTCATCGATCCCAGTCCTATAATGCAGCGCATTCATGTTGCCCTTCCCAATGGATTCCATCTCGGATTCAAATACACGTAGGGGTTTATAAATGAGCTGTAACAACATTATTGTTATAAATGCCATTATAATCACGGTGAGACCAAAAATAAGCAAAATATGATTCTTCCAAATATAGAACTCGTGATTATAACTAACAGCAGGAACAAGCAGCACTGTTTTATATTCGTAACCGCTTTCAGTTTGATTCCATATATATTTTCCCAAGGTGCCTGATTTTTCATCCAGGTTAAGTATCTGGCCATTTGAAAAAGCATTCAGATTGCTGCAGTATCTGACGCGATCCCTTCTATCAAGCAAAGTTAGTATATATGGCATATTTGCGCTTCTTGACAGCATATTTATATCATTTGCAGTATCCGATTTGGTTTCGACATAAATTATCCACTGCTGTCCGTTTGAAAATGTTATTTTACGTACCACTGAAACCACTTGATCCGCGCTGAACCTGCATTGCGATAAATGGGGTGATTGATATATTATATTTGCATTATCCTCAAGATCGGGCAGAGCCTGCAATGAGAAATCATCCTGCAGAGGAAGATTGGCAAAAACAGTCTGCCTGCTCTTTGGATAATAGTATGTAACCAGCTCGACGTCCGAATTTGAGAACGTAATCAATCCTATACTGCTTGCAATGCTTCTGGATAATACCAGACGATTATACGATTCTTTAGCTGCGAAATACTCTTCGACCAGGCTTCCAACATTGCCCTCGGGTGCCATCTGCTGTGTTATTTGAAGCAAGTTTGCATATTTTTGCGCAAGCTTTGCAGACTGCTGCTGCAGATCAAATGACATTACGGTTTTAATTTTATCTTCCTGTATCCTGTATATAGCATTATATGAAACAATAACCATTAAAAAGCAGCAGCACATGATTCCTGCCGTCAAAGTAATCACAATTCTATTTTTAAGGGTTGAAAGCGAGAATATACTATTTAACTTCTTTAGAAAATTTACCATATCGATTAAGTGCCACAGATAATAAAAAATTAAATTTATTATCGTGTACACCTGTCCACCTTATAATTTATTTAAATATTTAGTATATTCTTATATTCTTCATATATTTATAGAATCCTTTTTAATCCGTATACTTTACTTAAATTTATATCTTTATTGTATAATAAAAATATAAATTGAAAATCGAAAGGAGAAAAACAATCATGAAATTCAGTAACGGATGCTGGCTGAACAAGGATGGCATCGATGCATACGGCCCTGTCCAGGCCTATGATATTGAAACAGACGATAATTCGATATCGGTTTTAGCAACTACGAGATTTATAACAAATCGCGGCGATACGTTGGGAGGACCCGTCATCAAGGTAAGACTATCCTCGCCAATGTATGATACTATACGTGTACAGATCTTTCATTATAAAGGAATCAATATTAGGGGACCAAAATTTAAAATAACAAGCATGCCGGAAATAAAAACCGATATCGTAAATAACGAAACCTCAGCAAGCTTGACAAGCGGAAATCTCAGCGTAAGGATATCAAAGACAGGTAATTGGAATATGGGCTTTTATAATGGCGATGAAAGAATAACCGGCAGCGGTTATAGGCAAATTTCCTATATAAAGGATGCCAAGAACAATGCTGTTTTTATGAGAGAGCAATTGGATCTATCAGTTGGAGAATGCATATACGGATTAGGAGAGCATTTTACGGCTTTTGTTAAAAACGGACAAACTGTCGATATGTGGAACGAGGATGGCGGTACCAGCACCCAGCAGGCTTATAAAAACATCCCGTTTTATATAACCAACAAGGGATACGGTGTATTTGTGAACCATCCGGAACGCGTTTCTTTTGAAGTAGGGTCCGAAAAAGTAAATAAAGTGCAATTCAGCGTTCCCGGGGAATATCTTGAGTATTACGTAATTAACGGCCCTTCCATGAAAAAAGTTCTTGAAAACTATACGTTCCTGACAGGAAGGCCGGCGCTGCCTCCTGCTTGGAGTTTCGGCCTGTGGCTTACGACATCTTTTACAACAAACTACGATGAGAAAACCGTTACCTCTATTATAGACGGGATGGCTAAAAGGGACTTGCCTCTCCATGTTTTTCATTTCGACTGTTTCTGGATGAAAGGGTTCAATTGGTGCGATTTTCAATGGGATGAAAGAGTTTTTCCCGATCCTGAAAACATGCTAAAGCGTTTAAAGAAAAATGGATTAAAAATCTGCGTATGGATAAATCCATATATTTCTCAGGAGTCAAAACTCTTTGATGAGGGTATGAAAAACGGATATCTGATAAAAAGGCCGAATGGCGACATATGGCAGTGGGACATGTGGCAGCCTGCCATGGGCATCGTCGATTTCACCAATCCAAATGCATGCGAGTGGTTTGCATCAAAGCTCAATTCATTAATTGATATGGGCGTAGACTGCTTTAAAACGGACTTTGGCGAACGTATTCCCACCGATGTAGTTTATTTTGACGGTTCCGATCCTGTAAAAATGCACAACTATTATACATTCCTTTATAATAAGACGGTATTTGATGTCCTTAAAAAAAGATTTGGAGAAGGAAACGCTGTATTATTTGCCAGATCTGCGACTGCCGGCAGCCAGCGGTTCCCTGTACATTGGGGCGGAGACAGCACTGCGGATTATGAATCTATGGCAGAGAGCTTGCGCGGTGGATTGTCCCTATGTTTATCGGGTTTTGGTTTTTGGAGCCACGACATAGGCGGCTTCGAAAGCAAATCTTCGGCAGATGTTTATAAGCGCTGGGTGGCTTTCGGACTTCTTTCGTCTCACAGCAGGCTTCACGGCAGTTCTTCCTATAGAGTCCCATGGCTTTACGATGAAGAAGCAGTAAATGTAGTTAGGCTTTTTACAAAATTAAAATGCAGTCTAATGCCATATATTTTCAAAAATGCCTGCGAAGCCTCAAAAAAAGGTATCCCGGTAATGAGAGCAATGGTGCTTGAGTTTCAGAATGATCCATCCTGCGATTACCTTGACAGGCAATATATGCTGGGCGATTCGCTCCTTGTCGCACCTGTATTCAACAAAAAGGGTCACGTATCCTATTATCTTCCGAAAGGTATATGGACAAATCTGCTATCAGGTAAAACAATCGAAGGCGGATGCTGGAGAAAAGAAATCCACGATTATTTGAGTATGCCGCTAATGGTAAGGCCCAATAGCATCATAGCCATAGGAAGCGAAAACAGAAAACCCGATTATGATTACGTAGACAGAGTTACACTCCATGTCTTTGAACTTCAGGATAAGAGTACCGCTTCCACCATTATTTATAATATTAACGGACAAGCAGAACTCACCGTTAGCATAAGCCGGATGGGCAACTGTATAACCATCGATTCCAATGGGACTGATAAAGCATGGAACATTTTGCTTAGGGGTATATTTAACATAGATACTGCAAAAGGTGCCTCCTTTAAAATCGAAGAGCTTGGAACAAGATTGGCAATCCCGAAGCAGGCAAAGCATATAAAATGCATACTTAAATAGTATTGTCAAATCTGGTAATGAATCTGCTAAAATAGCAGATTCATTACCAGACAATTTTATCTGCGGTTTTCTCCAATTTCCTTTGCCGATAAATAATTTTTATAAATTTTTGCAAAATTAAAAGAGTCCCTTGCAGAAAATTTACAATTTACAACTGACGAGATCCTCCAGGTCGAAGATAAAATTGTCAATCCTGTTATCCCTATGCAGACCATTACAAGGGCGCCTCGATGTGCAACATCCGGCAGGCAAAGAGGAAGCAACAGCATCAATATAGGTAACAGATAGAACAATACTGCTACAATCCGTCCAAAAGGGTCAAATAGAAATATAATTGTATTTTTATCACTTCTATTAAAGATGAGTGAGGTGACCCAAAATTCCAAAAATTTGGATAGAATTACCACAAGCATCCATAAAGGAAACAGATTGCGGAATGACAATGATAAACAGGCCGCAACAATAAAGAAAAGATCGGTCATTACATCCATTATCGCCCCGATATCGGTCTGGGCGCCAAATTTTCGCGCAAGTTTTCCATCCAGATAATCAGACGTCCCTATCAATAGGAATAATACGGCACATGGCAAAAATGGACTTGAATTATGCAATACCTCGGCGCAGAACATAACTGATAGGGGTACACGTATCAATGTCAACGCATTTACTAAAATAGTTTTGGTCACTTCGATACCTCCATTCTCATATAATCGCCATGGCCATGAATGAACAATAAAAATATTCATTCAGATAGAGACAAAAATATATGTTCTCTATTTTACATCAGCGATCAGTCAATCCTTTCATGATAAACTTCACAAGCAATTTAGTGACTTCGGGGAAGTACTGGATTCCTATCTCTTCTTTATGTGTGTCAAGATAGATCACGGAATTCATAAGCGCCACAAGAAGCTCATCATCTATATCACTTCTTATTTTATTTTCCCGCTTCCATTTCTTTAACAAATCCATATAAAAGTCAAATAAAAAGCATCCGTATTTATCATTATATCGTTTTTCTAAATCACCGAAAATATCTTTATTGTACCATTCCTGAAGGATTCGATTTTTTTTTATGGCACCTGTACTCAACGACAGAAATTTAGTTACTAGAGTTATAGGATCATCATTTAAATCAAGCGATCTCACGATAGATTTTTTGGCCGCTTCATTTTCCCTGAAATAAACATCAAAAAAAAGCTCCCCTTTTGATTGATAATAGTTATAAAAAGTCCCGACTCCCACTCCCGCCTCTCTTGTTATATCGGAAACATTTACATCCTTAAAACCCTTCAAAAGGAATAATTCCCTACCAGCCTTAAAAATTTCTGCTTTCTTGTCCACCATTAACACACTCTCCGTTTTATATGAATGAATTAATTTTTTATTCATTCATATAATATAACAATTATATTTATCTGTCAAACCGCTTGATATCATTTTCTTCAATTCGTAATATGAAATATGGCATAAATAGGATTATGCTATTTCCCCTGCATCTGGCGTTCGATCCAAGCCATCAGCAGATTCACGATTTTCTCTTGTTGCTGTTCATTCAGCTCAATACCCTTCGGAACACCATACCACCTGTTAAGGCATCCTCGGCAGCAGCAGGCGCAAGCATGCTGCGCGATGAACACCGGATGACCGTGCATCGGCGTCTGCTTTCCGTCGTTTGGTATGACAGCCGGCGCCAGCCGCTGTCGGATGAAGTCTTGTGCGTGGAGGCGGATGGTATACATGCCTTTTTCCCGGACATAGGATTTGTCTTTTTCTTTCAAGGAAAAACTTGCCCGAAATTTCGAAGTCTTAAGCCTATCCAGTGCCTCATCAATTGTTTGCATGCTGATTACCTCCATCCTTAATTCCATCTTTATCTCCACATTACGCTATTGTGTAAATCAGAAAACAAAAGCGTTTTATCGATTCCTTCTTCTTCAAAAAACAACTCCATCCATCTCCATAACGCACTTCTGTAATCAATTAACACTTCGCCGCTGTTTCTCCCATAATTAGACGCAAGATATTCAAAACTCGGTATTGCATTTTGAATCTTTTCATCAAGCTCATGAAACATTCTCAAAATATCATTAATAGACATATACAGATATTGATCTATATTATCTGGCGTCGCCACCAAAAACATAATTCGCTTGGTCTGTTCAGGCGCCTGATGCTTCATAGTTGCGTCAACCCACTCGGAATTCATTTTATATCGTTTGAAATTAAAGATACTATTATTATATAAAAATTGAGGCAGTTTATTTACGGAATCAACATCCAAAAACTCATGAAATATCTTTTTTGCATTGCCGCGATAGTCCAAAAGAGAATAATGCATCCTTCCGCCTAAATGCATTAATGTATGATGTAAATTTGCGAGTTCATTTATATTGCTCCTAAGAATAAAGATACTGTTTGTAAAACTAACATCCTGTCTCTTTAACTCCTTTGAAAGCTCAAGTAAATAATCATAATACCCTTTTGCACTGACGAATGTATCATGAAGTTCTCTTGTCCCAAACCATGATATATTAGCATTTTGCAGTTTGCAATCATACTTCAGGTATGAAACCCAATCCGCGAGTTCCTTCCCTTCACGCACAGGCGTTCCATTAAGGTTTTGGTACCCCGAAAAGCATGATATTTTTCTATCGATTTCCATTGCCTGTGGTAATTGAGGATAATCAGAGCAGTTGTAAACGCCAAGTCCGACGTCAATCCCTGTACATCGATAAAATCCAATGAATTTCATTGCCAATTGTGCCAATTTATCAAAAGGAATACACGGTATTAAATTATCGCTGGAACATAACAAGCAGTGTTTACATTTGCATTTACATGAAGACACAAACCCATTCACTGTTATTTGTGCATCGGTTAGAGATAGTTTCATGTTTTTACCTCTCTTAAAATTTGAAGCTCTGTATTGGTGAACACTGTTGAATGAAATGCTTTAATTAAATATTGTGGTGGAGGCGAGGGGTATTGAACCCCTGTCCGAAAGTCAGACAATCCGAGTTTCTCCGAGCGCATTCAGTGTACTTACAGGCTGGTGGCACATATTTTTCGATATGCGTCCCGGTCCCTTTTCCCTCTATCGGTCTCCCGCTGACAGGATACCGATTTCAGTAGCTTCATAAATTCCGTTCCCTACTCAAAGCTTTGTAAGGCTCGGTTCCCCACTAGTCGACGCCCAATCCTAAGCCGTGGGATTCCTAGGTTGAACGAGCAGCTTAAATTAAGCCGCTAAAGCTAAATTATCGTTGTTGTTTATTTTTTGTCCCCAGCTTTTTTACGTGGCACCAGAGACCAAACCACGGCTCGCTTCTCGAATCCACTGTACCCCCGTCGAGACCATTTACGCCCCCATGTTAGTACCTGTTTCTAGATTTTATACTTTGTTCCATCTCTCTTTCAGCATCTTTCTTTGCCATATCTGCTCTTTTATCATAAAGCTTTTTCCCTTTTGCAACTGAAAGATTGACCTTTACTAAACCCCGTGGTGATAGGTAAAGCTCAAGTGGAATTAAAGAATAGCCTCTCTCTGACACATATGATGCAAGTTTCGATATTTCTCTTTTATGGAGGAGAAGCTTTCTATCCCTTAAAGGATCACGATTAAAAATATTTCCCTTTTCATATGGGCTTATATGCATATTATATAATATTACCTCTCCGTTTTCCACCATTGCATAGCTATCCCTTATATTAACCTTTCCTGACCTTACAGACTTAACTTCCGTCCCGGAAAGGCTAATGCCTGCCTCATATGTTTCTTCAATAAAATAATCGTGCCTTGCCTTCCTGTTCTCGGCCAGCACCTTTCTTCCTTCAGCCATAAAATCACCACATTTTATAATAAAGTGCCCATTACCGCCTGGCACTTTATTATAACATATCTATATTCTATGTCAATATTCACAAAATGCATAATCCAATATCTATACATTTGCCTCTTCGAGTGAAAAATCTATTGAACCTTCATCTACATTCACTTTTGTGACCTTAACCTTTACCGTATCTCCAAGCCTGTATATTTTTCTCAGTCTTTCTCCTATAAAACAGTGATGGTCTTCATCATAAAAATAATAATCGTCGATAAGGCTGCTTACATGTACAAGTCCTTCGGCTGTATTTTCGAGCTCAACAAACAATCCAAAGGGAGTCACACTCGATATCACGCCTTCAAAAACCTCACCTATGTGCTCTCCCATGTATTCGGCCTTTTTAATGTCATCAACTTCTCTTTCTGCTTCCTGTGCCACAACCTCCATATCACTGCTCTGTTTTGCGGCATACTTTACAAACCCTGACAGCTTTTTCTCCCTTTTTTCAGTTATCGAATTATTGAGGTATTCCCTGATAATCCTGTGAATAGTAAGATCAGGATACCTTCTTATAGGCGAAGTAAAATGAGTATAGTATTTGGCGGCCAATCCAAAATGTCCCGTGCATTCGGGGGAATATCTGGCTTTCCTTAAGGAACGCAGCATCAGCGTATTTATTATTACCTCTTCCTTTTTACCAGCCACTTTATTTACAATCTCCTGCAGGGCTTTTGGATGAAGATCGTTTATGCCCTTTATACGATATCCAAAGTTGTGTATAAAATCATTGAATGCCCTTATTTTTTCAGGATCGGGATCCTCATGTATCCTGTATATAAACGGCAGTTCGGTCCAGTACATGTGTTCAGCCACAGTTTCATTTGCCGCCAGCATGAACTCTTCGATTATCATATTCGCTATTTCCCTGTCATAAGGCCTTACATCTATGGGTCTACCCCTGTCATCAAGTGTTATCTTGCATTCCGGAAAGTCAAAATCTATGCTTCCCCTTTTCATCCTTTTCTCCCTCAAAATCTTGCAAAGTTCCTGCATGGTTCTGAATTCGTCTACCAGACCCGAATATTTTTTTATCAGTTCCTGATCATTATCCTTTAATATTTTATTTACATCTGTATACGTCATCCTTGCATTAGTACGGATAATACTTTCAAATATTTCGTGATCCTTAATATTTCCTTTTTTGTCGATTTTCATCATGCATGTCATCGTGAGCCTGTCAACATTGGGATTCAAACTGCAGACATCATTTGATAGCTTTTTAGGCAGCATAGGAATTACTCTGTCTATAAGGTACACACTTGTTCCTCTTTTTTGTGCTTCCTTGTCTATGGCATTGTTCTCTTTTACATAATAGCTTACATCCGCTATATGTACACCCAGCATATAATTGCCATTTTTAAGCCTCTCAACGGAAACGGCATCATCTAGATCCTTTGCATCGTCTCCATCTATCGTAACCATCTTAAGATTTCTAAGATCTCTTCTTCTTTTATATTCGCATGCTGGTATTTCTTCCGGTATAGCTTGCGCCGCTTTCTCAACATCCTCAGGGAATTCTTCGGGCAGGCCGTATTTTCTCATTACCGATAGTATGTCAACACCCGGTGCATTTTTGTATCCCAATATTTCTGTTATTCTGCCTTCAGGATTTCTTCTCGGTCCAGGCCACTTTGTCAGCTCGGCTACAACTTTCTGTCCTGTTCTTGCACCGTTTGTCTCCGATTTTGGTATAAATATATCCTGAAATATCCTTTTGTCATCAGGCACAACAAATCCAAAGCTTTTGCTGCCTTCAAATATTCCTACGACCGAATTGTTTGCCCGGCTCAATACCTTTATTATCTCCCCTTCAGTGCTCTTTCCCTCCTCCCTGGATTCCAATATCTTCGCAATTACCTTATCGCCATTCATAGCTCCGGACATATTTTCCTGGGAAATAAATACATCCGAAACCGTTTCGTCATCAGAAATCACGAATCCGAATCCTTTAGAATTGCCCTGAAGTTTTCCTACTACAAGGTTCATCCTCTCAGGAGCGCCATATCTGTGCTTTTTTGTCTTAAAAATAAGCCCTTCCGATTCCATTTCATCCAGTATTTTTTTAAAAGCATCTTCTTCATCTTTCTTTATATTAAAAGAAGTTAGCAGCTCTTTAAAAAGCATCGGGTTATATGCAGACTCTCTCATAAACTGCAATATTGTCTCTTTAGTGTTCATTCGTATTCCTCCAATATTCATCATCACCTGTATTAAATAAGCCATCAATCAATACAAAATCATGGGTGCATATTTTATATTCGAATAATATATACACTTCAAAAGCATATTGATTTTTCGCACTAACATATATTATACTTTATTTTCCTTTTATATATACAAATATTAACTCTAAACATCTATTTTATTATACAATAAAATTTGATATCCGGCTATTTTAAAGAACAAAGTTAATTTTGCTTAACATTGATCGATATTTGGGAAAGTGCATCCTTTTCAAATTGTTAAATTATTTTGTATTTTACTAAATTTAAAAGGTAAATAATAATAAATGTCGAATTAATATCTCGGTAAATTTTTGTATTTTTATGAAAGACTATAGAGAACACATCACGGAGGTGTATCTATGAAGGGACTAACAAGTTTTGTCTCTTTTTCGTTGTTTTTAATTTTTTTTATATCGGGCAAGGCATATGCAAATATAGCGCCCTTAAAAATATTGAAGGATGGCGTTGAACCTGTTAAAAATCCGCCTGT
Above is a window of Clostridiales bacterium DNA encoding:
- a CDS encoding histidine kinase; this encodes MYTIINLIFYYLWHLIDMVNFLKKLNSIFSLSTLKNRIVITLTAGIMCCCFLMVIVSYNAIYRIQEDKIKTVMSFDLQQQSAKLAQKYANLLQITQQMAPEGNVGSLVEEYFAAKESYNRLVLSRSIASSIGLITFSNSDVELVTYYYPKSRQTVFANLPLQDDFSLQALPDLEDNANIIYQSPHLSQCRFSADQVVSVVRKITFSNGQQWIIYVETKSDTANDINMLSRSANMPYILTLLDRRDRVRYCSNLNAFSNGQILNLDEKSGTLGKYIWNQTESGYEYKTVLLVPAVSYNHEFYIWKNHILLIFGLTVIIMAFITIMLLQLIYKPLRVFESEMESIGKGNMNALHYRTGIDEFDKLFDKFNTMKQQIQQLMHDVQEKEERRHQLELEKLIYQINPHFLLNTLNSVHWLAVLHKQNDIGKVISTLNFLLSYNIGRSKEPATLRTEIKVLRSYIELQQMRYDFKVIENIEDGEYLDRPVARFILQPVVENAIYHGIDENGTIEINVMPVNNRKDIKIVIKDNGKGINEHALAMLRQTDPDDSKTQKHGIGLRYVRSILKSFYGNSAYMTIDSMPGHGTAVTLCLPLR
- a CDS encoding TetR/AcrR family transcriptional regulator, translating into MVDKKAEIFKAGRELFLLKGFKDVNVSDITREAGVGVGTFYNYYQSKGELFFDVYFRENEAAKKSIVRSLDLNDDPITLVTKFLSLSTGAIKKNRILQEWYNKDIFGDLEKRYNDKYGCFLFDFYMDLLKKWKRENKIRSDIDDELLVALMNSVIYLDTHKEEIGIQYFPEVTKLLVKFIMKGLTDR
- the yicI gene encoding alpha-xylosidase, whose amino-acid sequence is MKFSNGCWLNKDGIDAYGPVQAYDIETDDNSISVLATTRFITNRGDTLGGPVIKVRLSSPMYDTIRVQIFHYKGINIRGPKFKITSMPEIKTDIVNNETSASLTSGNLSVRISKTGNWNMGFYNGDERITGSGYRQISYIKDAKNNAVFMREQLDLSVGECIYGLGEHFTAFVKNGQTVDMWNEDGGTSTQQAYKNIPFYITNKGYGVFVNHPERVSFEVGSEKVNKVQFSVPGEYLEYYVINGPSMKKVLENYTFLTGRPALPPAWSFGLWLTTSFTTNYDEKTVTSIIDGMAKRDLPLHVFHFDCFWMKGFNWCDFQWDERVFPDPENMLKRLKKNGLKICVWINPYISQESKLFDEGMKNGYLIKRPNGDIWQWDMWQPAMGIVDFTNPNACEWFASKLNSLIDMGVDCFKTDFGERIPTDVVYFDGSDPVKMHNYYTFLYNKTVFDVLKKRFGEGNAVLFARSATAGSQRFPVHWGGDSTADYESMAESLRGGLSLCLSGFGFWSHDIGGFESKSSADVYKRWVAFGLLSSHSRLHGSSSYRVPWLYDEEAVNVVRLFTKLKCSLMPYIFKNACEASKKGIPVMRAMVLEFQNDPSCDYLDRQYMLGDSLLVAPVFNKKGHVSYYLPKGIWTNLLSGKTIEGGCWRKEIHDYLSMPLMVRPNSIIAIGSENRKPDYDYVDRVTLHVFELQDKSTASTIIYNINGQAELTVSISRMGNCITIDSNGTDKAWNILLRGIFNIDTAKGASFKIEELGTRLAIPKQAKHIKCILK
- the smpB gene encoding SsrA-binding protein SmpB; the protein is MAEGRKVLAENRKARHDYFIEETYEAGISLSGTEVKSVRSGKVNIRDSYAMVENGEVILYNMHISPYEKGNIFNRDPLRDRKLLLHKREISKLASYVSERGYSLIPLELYLSPRGLVKVNLSVAKGKKLYDKRADMAKKDAEREMEQSIKSRNRY
- a CDS encoding CDP-alcohol phosphatidyltransferase family protein, with product MTKTILVNALTLIRVPLSVMFCAEVLHNSSPFLPCAVLFLLIGTSDYLDGKLARKFGAQTDIGAIMDVMTDLFFIVAACLSLSFRNLFPLWMLVVILSKFLEFWVTSLIFNRSDKNTIIFLFDPFGRIVAVLFYLLPILMLLLPLCLPDVAHRGALVMVCIGITGLTILSSTWRISSVVNCKFSARDSFNFAKIYKNYLSAKEIGENRR
- the rnr gene encoding ribonuclease R; amino-acid sequence: MNTKETILQFMRESAYNPMLFKELLTSFNIKKDEEDAFKKILDEMESEGLIFKTKKHRYGAPERMNLVVGKLQGNSKGFGFVISDDETVSDVFISQENMSGAMNGDKVIAKILESREEGKSTEGEIIKVLSRANNSVVGIFEGSKSFGFVVPDDKRIFQDIFIPKSETNGARTGQKVVAELTKWPGPRRNPEGRITEILGYKNAPGVDILSVMRKYGLPEEFPEDVEKAAQAIPEEIPACEYKRRRDLRNLKMVTIDGDDAKDLDDAVSVERLKNGNYMLGVHIADVSYYVKENNAIDKEAQKRGTSVYLIDRVIPMLPKKLSNDVCSLNPNVDRLTMTCMMKIDKKGNIKDHEIFESIIRTNARMTYTDVNKILKDNDQELIKKYSGLVDEFRTMQELCKILREKRMKRGSIDFDFPECKITLDDRGRPIDVRPYDREIANMIIEEFMLAANETVAEHMYWTELPFIYRIHEDPDPEKIRAFNDFIHNFGYRIKGINDLHPKALQEIVNKVAGKKEEVIINTLMLRSLRKARYSPECTGHFGLAAKYYTHFTSPIRRYPDLTIHRIIREYLNNSITEKREKKLSGFVKYAAKQSSDMEVVAQEAEREVDDIKKAEYMGEHIGEVFEGVISSVTPFGLFVELENTAEGLVHVSSLIDDYYFYDEDHHCFIGERLRKIYRLGDTVKVKVTKVNVDEGSIDFSLEEANV
- a CDS encoding DUF4186 domain-containing protein, which encodes MQTIDEALDRLKTSKFRASFSLKEKDKSYVREKGMYTIRLHAQDFIRQRLAPAVIPNDGKQTPMHGHPVFIAQHACACCCRGCLNRWYGVPKGIELNEQQQEKIVNLLMAWIERQMQGK